The following proteins come from a genomic window of Panulirus ornatus isolate Po-2019 chromosome 21, ASM3632096v1, whole genome shotgun sequence:
- the Tim10 gene encoding mitochondrial import inner membrane translocase subunit Tim10 yields the protein MAGLPALNEDQMKLVQDLEIEMMSDMYTRMTNSCHKKCIPTKYKDSEIGKGEAVCIDRCVAKYWEIHERVGKKLQNMSTQDEETLKKLAAEQGLIK from the exons ATGGCTGGCTTACCTGCTCTTAATGAGGATCAGATGAAATTAGTTCAGGACTTGGAGATTGAGATGATGTCTGATATGTACACAAGAATGACAAACTCTTGTCATAAAAAGTGCATTCCAACAAAGTATAAAGATTCTGAAATTGGTAAAGGAGAGGCAGTATGTATTGACAG GTGTGTGGCAAAGTACTGGGAGATCCATGAGCGTGTTGGAAAGAAACTACAGAATATGTCAACCCAGGatgaagaaactttgaaaaagttAGCAGCAGAACAGGGACTTATAAAATAA